Part of the Imperialibacter roseus genome, AAACTGATCGGAAGCCAGGCGCAACAAAAGCAGCGACCTATTATTGGCAGTGAGATTGGTAAGCTTACGAAGGTAGGATTGCAGAATTTTTCGCATAAGACGGCTTGCGGCCTTTCGATAACTATCAGGTAAACGATAAACCTAATTGTTCATTATTCACTAGAATTCAAAATACGGCTTTAACTTTTGGATGGTTGAATCTGGAATGATTTTTATTTCCGCCACGTCGTTCCAGCTGGCAAATCTGCCATGCTGATCCCGGTAGGCGACCAAAGCTCTTGCCTGGTTGTAGTTAATATAGGGTTGCCTTTTTAACGAATCCAAATGGATGGTGTTGACCGACAGCTTTACACAGCAATTAGCAGGATTGAGATCAAACTTCTCCCACAAGGTGGATACCGTTTCTTGTTTGAGGCCATATACTTCCGCCAGCTGCCCACGGTCGTGAAACCCACCAAGAGCGTTCCGGTATTTGATGATCCTGGCAGCATAAGCCGGGCCTATGCCTCGTACCGTTTGCAATTCTTCTGCTGTTGCCAGATTAATATCGATTAACCTGGCTGTTTCCTTGACGAGCGCTGACTTTCCTTCAGCTATTGGCCTGGTATTGTCCGAATTGGGCTTGGTATTCGCTATTGATAAGTACGGGGCAAGCTGCTCAAAAATAGAGGAATCCATTCCATAAAGCTTGAGTACGTCATCCCTATCGTAAAACCTACCTCCCCGGCTCGTATACTTACTCCAATTGGATGCCAGATAGGGCGGTATATTCATTTGTCTCAATTGCGCCTCCGAAACCTGGTTGGGGTCAAATCTCTCCAAATTGGTAAGGGCCAATAATTGGCGGGGTGCTTCCTTACTTTCTTCGATGTCCTCAGCCCATTGAAGCTCCGCTGCCCATTTGTCTAAAAGTTCCAAATCTTTTTCAGACGAATACTCGTTACTAGCATACCTGTAGTAGTCAAGTGCATAGACTCCAAGGAATAGTACACTAATGATAAAGAGAAGAATGATGCTACCATTAATTTCTTTTTTACTGTAGCCAAAATTCTCTCTTAGCCATTTGTTTAGTTGGCTCATAGACCATAAGAAGCATTTATTGAATATTAAGTTAGATATTTTTGGCTTCCAGTAAACAATTTCAAGGTAAAAAACTGTTCATCTGCCAGTACCAGGCATTTGTCCGTAATTTAAACTCATTCTAAATTGAGTTATCTGACAAATGTCATTTCCTTTAAAATCAATACGGAGCTATTTTTGAATCCGAATTAAAGTGGAAAATGCATAAGTTTTTCAAAGCAGTAAGTCTATCGTACAAAAGCGCCCCGCTCAATATCAGAGAGCTTGTGTCCTTCGATGAGGAGGCATGCAAGCGTTTGCTCAAGTATTTCAAAGAATTTACGCCCATCAATGAGGCGCTAGTGCTTTCCACTTGCAACAGGACTGAGGTCTATTATTCTTCAGAAGAAGACCTTTCCGAAGACATTATCAAACTGATTGCCCTCGAAAGGTCAATCAGTGATATTGGCGACTACAAAGATTTCTTCGTGGTGATTAACGACCACAAAGACGCCCTTCAGCACCTTTTCGATGTGAGCATGGGATTGGAGGCGCAGGTAGTTGGTGATTTGCAAATAGCCAATCAGGTGAAGCGATCATATCAGTGGTCGGCTGACGAGGATATGGCGGGCCCATTTTTGCACCGACTGATGCACACGATTTTCTTCACCAATAAAAAGGTAGTTCAGGAAACCTCCTTCAGAGACGGCGCAGCCTCTGTGAGCTATGCCGCCGTTGAGTTGATTGGGGAGCTTACTGCCGCCATCCCCACACCAAAAATTTTGATCGTTGGGCTGGGTG contains:
- a CDS encoding helix-hairpin-helix domain-containing protein, whose protein sequence is MSQLNKWLRENFGYSKKEINGSIILLFIISVLFLGVYALDYYRYASNEYSSEKDLELLDKWAAELQWAEDIEESKEAPRQLLALTNLERFDPNQVSEAQLRQMNIPPYLASNWSKYTSRGGRFYDRDDVLKLYGMDSSIFEQLAPYLSIANTKPNSDNTRPIAEGKSALVKETARLIDINLATAEELQTVRGIGPAYAARIIKYRNALGGFHDRGQLAEVYGLKQETVSTLWEKFDLNPANCCVKLSVNTIHLDSLKRQPYINYNQARALVAYRDQHGRFASWNDVAEIKIIPDSTIQKLKPYFEF